TAGTCTGGAATCTCTAGCGCCTTAGTCTCATACGCTGCGCCAATTTCACCAGTGTGGGTGATATCAGGTTGTAAGGCTTTGCCATCTTCGTCTTGATAGCTGGCAGTCACCGGCTGTGGGACTTGTTTTGTATAAATGTAGATAACGTGCTGCGGTTCAGCTGTAAACGTGCCGGCCGCGTTGTCAGGTGTTTTTGTGAGATCGTAGCCCGCGATTTCGAGCGGCTTGGTCGTGTATGGATCACCAGCCAAACCGTTGCAAGTCGTGTCTGGCTGCAGGGTCTTTCCTTGTTCATCCTGATAGCTGACCGTCACAGGGGCTCCAGCTGTTTTATCATAAACGTAAGTGACCGCTTGCGGTTCCGCACTGAAAGTACCTTGTGGGGCGCCTTGGGTCTCGACGTGGGTGTAGTTCGTAATATCAGCCGGGGTGCTTTGATAATCTTCACCAACGAGGCCGGTCAATTCTTCCGAATCGCGCAGAGCGGCACCGTTACGATCGATATGGTGAATGGTTACTGGGGCCGCTTTGGCTGCTAATACATAGGGCTGAAAGACATGGAACACCGGTGAACTGCCATCTGAGCCTTGAGCAACCAAATAAAAGTTTTTATCATTTGGGACAACGTTGATGCTGACGCCATTAGTGACGAACTGACCGTTGGCATCACCAGTGAAGCCTGGAATCTGTGGTACTAACTGATTGAATGTCAACCCACCTTGACCGTCGGGTACCACGTTACTCAGGTCACCATTCACGGCTTTTCCCGCGCCGTTGAAGTAGAACCGGTAGTAGAATTGGCCGTTAGGAGTTAGTTGAACTGGTTTCAAAATGGCGGCTTGCGATTTAAGGACAGCTTGCTGCCCGTTTGGTAAATAAAAGCGGTTCTTTAAGGTTGCACTGGTCGTGTCTTGATCGACATAAACGAGCGGTTCTAGAATTGTCTGCCCAAGATAAGTAGTTGTCTTGAGGTTCGGTAAGTCTTTAAAGACTGACAAATCAGCAATATGGTTGTAAGCGACGTCCAGTTCTTGTAGGTTTGTCAAATGCGCAATCGGCGATAAATCACTGACACGGTTATGCTGAATATTCAGCACAGTTAATTTGGTCAGACCGGCCAATGGTGAAATGTCAGTCACGTCGCCGTTATAATAACCGCCAAGTGCGTTGAGACCGTTATTGAGCCAAATGGTTTTCAGGTTCGTCGCGTATTGCAGCCCTTCCAAGGAGTATGGTGTGTGACCATCAATATAAGTGTTTTCCCCATAGAATTGGGTTAATAATTGCATATCATCTTTAGTAATATCGTTAACAGATTTAAACTGATGGTCGGGGAGCTTCAACGCTTGTAACTCGCGTAAAACGGCTTCTTGAAGGTGCTTGTTCGGCATCCAAGTATCAATAGATTCAGTTGGCGTCGTCGCTGCGGTCGGCACGACTGTACCAACACTAGTCGCGGGCTTTTCAGCTGTCGTTGCCGCTGAAGCAGCTTCTGCGTTAGCTTGTTCGGCATATTCGGAATAGGTACTGGAAGCTAAGCTATTAATAACACTGGTAATTTGAAAAGTAGTCGCTGCCGAAGTCGCGGTGCTAGCGGGAACAGTCGCATGCGAAGTGTCAGGTGTTGCGGCGCTTTCGACACTAGCAGCACTAGCGTCGGCGGAATACGTGCTGGCAGCGATACTATTGACGGCGCTGGTTATCACGCTAGCCGAGGCGGCGCTTGCCGCACTAGCTGCCATCTTAGCACCACTAGTGGGTGCAGACGAGCTGCTCGAAATAGCACTCGTCATTGGATGAATAACCTCTGAACCGTCAGATATCTGGCTTGTACTTGTAGTGCTTGCTGCGGCTAATTTTTCTGAGCTAGTCTCACTGGAAGTCGAAAGCGGCACTGACTCGGCAGCACTATCAGTTGTCATCACACTAGTAGGAGCCGTGCTGTTGGCTGCCGTACTATTAGTGACGCTTGGTGCAGCGGCACTAGCCGTCTCGGCGACTGAAGTTGGTACGGGCATACTTGCAGAGCTAGCAGGGGTCGTTGAATGAATTACACCAGAACTGACAGTTTGCTGGCTTGTACTCATAGCCTTGTTGGGTGTACTACTTTCAGCACTAGTTAGACTGGAACTAGCATTAGGCGTTGCTGTTGTGTCTGTTGGATAC
This Lactiplantibacillus plantarum DNA region includes the following protein-coding sequences:
- a CDS encoding MucBP domain-containing protein, coding for MNKRKIITNNPPKWHLITGIAATILASIILTNQDAFAATDSTTAPTTTAPTVQQTAPTNPLSGSQVTLTSTTGSSATGSTTTSSPVATSTAAMPVKSTATSGSLMSAMASTSATSGHAAEPSSSVTEAASTNNLIPTSAAMASSATTKYPTDTTATPNASSSLTSAESSTPNKAMSTSQQTVSSGVIHSTTPASSASMPVPTSVAETASAAAPSVTNSTAANSTAPTSVMTTDSAAESVPLSTSSETSSEKLAAASTTSTSQISDGSEVIHPMTSAISSSSSAPTSGAKMAASAASAASASVITSAVNSIAASTYSADASAASVESAATPDTSHATVPASTATSAATTFQITSVINSLASSTYSEYAEQANAEAASAATTAEKPATSVGTVVPTAATTPTESIDTWMPNKHLQEAVLRELQALKLPDHQFKSVNDITKDDMQLLTQFYGENTYIDGHTPYSLEGLQYATNLKTIWLNNGLNALGGYYNGDVTDISPLAGLTKLTVLNIQHNRVSDLSPIAHLTNLQELDVAYNHIADLSVFKDLPNLKTTTYLGQTILEPLVYVDQDTTSATLKNRFYLPNGQQAVLKSQAAILKPVQLTPNGQFYYRFYFNGAGKAVNGDLSNVVPDGQGGLTFNQLVPQIPGFTGDANGQFVTNGVSINVVPNDKNFYLVAQGSDGSSPVFHVFQPYVLAAKAAPVTIHHIDRNGAALRDSEELTGLVGEDYQSTPADITNYTHVETQGAPQGTFSAEPQAVTYVYDKTAGAPVTVSYQDEQGKTLQPDTTCNGLAGDPYTTKPLEIAGYDLTKTPDNAAGTFTAEPQHVIYIYTKQVPQPVTASYQDEDGKALQPDITHTGEIGAAYETKALEIPDYDLVKTIGNATGTFTKEPQQVTYIYTKQIPQPVTASYQDEDGKTLQPDITHTGEIGAAYETKALEIPGYQLIKTPTNATGSFTKEPQHVLYVYEKQAVLPVTVSYQDADGKPLHADIVLSGDFGQNYQTEQLSIPGYVFNKVVGPTIGTFGTTAQHVVYTYTPEPSGPEQPTPGPEPEPVPEPQPTPAPQPEPTPQPSPTPQPSPAPQPNPAPQPSPVPQPNPAPQPGSSLLAKAPVSQGTTTSQSSPTTSPQPTPIAPVSALAQPGKQQAPATVATHNSGQLPQTSEQSEHGATLGGILAALFTGLGWLGLAAKFKKRE